Proteins encoded together in one Stutzerimonas stutzeri window:
- a CDS encoding YqfO family protein: MYKLCFYVPDSHLEAVKKAVFAIGAGRIGAYDSCCWQVLGQGQYRPLEGSQPFLGQTGQVQHVPEWKVEMVVADELIHDSVKAMKKAHPYETPAFDVWRLSDMQF, encoded by the coding sequence ATGTACAAGCTGTGTTTCTATGTTCCGGACAGCCATCTGGAAGCGGTCAAGAAAGCAGTGTTTGCGATTGGCGCTGGCCGGATCGGTGCCTACGACAGCTGCTGCTGGCAGGTGCTGGGGCAGGGACAGTATCGTCCGCTGGAAGGCAGTCAGCCCTTTCTCGGGCAAACCGGGCAGGTGCAACACGTGCCGGAGTGGAAAGTGGAGATGGTGGTTGCCGACGAGCTGATTCATGACAGCGTCAAGGCGATGAAAAAGGCCCACCCCTACGAAACGCCGGCCTTCGACGTCTGGCGTCTATCGGACATGCAGTTCTGA
- a CDS encoding NUDIX hydrolase: protein MKYCNQCGNPVLIRIPDGDNRPRFVCGSCHTVHYENPRIVAGCVPIWGDQVLLCRRAIEPRRGYWTLPAGFMENGETLQQAAERETLEEACARVTDLQLYTLFDLPHINQVYMFFRAQLVDLEFCAGAESLEVKLFEQQSIPWSELAFPTIGRTLECFFADRVQQTFPVRTEAVTSYRNRQPQNARAD from the coding sequence ATGAAGTACTGCAACCAGTGTGGCAACCCGGTACTGATCCGCATCCCGGACGGTGACAACCGCCCGCGCTTCGTCTGCGGCAGTTGCCACACTGTGCACTATGAAAACCCGCGAATAGTCGCCGGGTGCGTGCCAATCTGGGGCGACCAGGTGCTGCTCTGCCGACGGGCCATCGAGCCACGTCGTGGTTACTGGACCTTGCCGGCAGGCTTCATGGAGAACGGCGAAACCCTGCAGCAGGCAGCGGAACGCGAGACGCTCGAAGAAGCCTGCGCCCGTGTCACGGACCTGCAGCTCTACACCTTGTTCGATCTGCCACACATCAATCAGGTGTACATGTTCTTTCGCGCTCAGCTGGTGGATCTGGAGTTCTGTGCCGGTGCCGAGAGCCTGGAGGTGAAGCTCTTCGAACAACAGAGCATCCCTTGGTCCGAGCTGGCTTTTCCGACCATCGGCCGTACCCTAGAATGCTTCTTCGCCGACCGGGTGCAGCAGACCTTCCCGGTGCGCACCGAGGCCGTGACGAGCTATCGGAACCGCCAGCCGCAAAACGCTCGGGCAGACTGA
- a CDS encoding L,D-transpeptidase family protein — MRWLLALLCLTFTAFSHANATPSLGGSPIDKVLVIKSERKLHLVSAGQTLKSYRISLGKQPNGAKQREGDMRTPEGFYWIDWRKTSDKYNLSVHISYPNARDLARAQQEGVAPGSMIMLHGTPVDEEYPEWFFHTLDWTEGCIALTNSDMREIWGLVKDGTLIEIRP, encoded by the coding sequence ATGCGTTGGCTGCTCGCTCTGCTCTGCCTCACTTTTACCGCCTTCTCCCACGCCAATGCCACACCCAGCCTGGGCGGTTCGCCCATCGACAAGGTGCTGGTCATCAAATCCGAGCGCAAGCTCCATCTGGTCAGCGCCGGGCAGACGCTCAAGAGCTATCGCATCTCCCTCGGAAAACAGCCGAACGGTGCCAAGCAGCGCGAGGGCGACATGCGCACGCCGGAAGGCTTCTACTGGATCGACTGGCGCAAGACCAGCGACAAGTACAACCTTTCGGTGCACATCTCCTATCCCAACGCGCGCGACCTGGCGCGCGCGCAACAGGAAGGCGTGGCCCCGGGAAGCATGATCATGCTGCACGGCACGCCAGTGGATGAAGAGTATCCCGAATGGTTCTTCCATACCCTCGACTGGACGGAGGGCTGCATCGCGCTCACCAACAGCGACATGCGGGAAATCTGGGGATTGGTGAAGGACGGAACCCTGATCGAGATACGCCCCTAA
- a CDS encoding CoA pyrophosphatase: MLDTILRRVRGHCPHLLAPEDRLPEAAVLMPITRSESPELVLTLRAAGLSTHGGEVAFPGGRRDPEDRDLLQTALREAEEEVGLAPGMVEVVGPLSSLVSVHGIQVTPYVGLVPDYVEYRANDAEIASVFSVPLEFFCQDPREVTHRIDYQGQSWYIPSYRYGEYQIWGLTAIMIVELVNVVYDAGIEMRRAPAAFVDLSGRGKP; this comes from the coding sequence ATGCTGGACACAATACTCCGACGGGTGCGCGGCCATTGCCCGCATCTCCTGGCGCCGGAGGACCGCCTGCCCGAGGCGGCCGTGTTGATGCCGATCACTCGCAGCGAGTCGCCGGAACTGGTACTCACACTCCGAGCGGCCGGCCTGTCCACCCATGGCGGGGAGGTCGCATTCCCTGGCGGTCGCCGCGATCCGGAAGACCGCGATCTGCTGCAGACTGCGCTGCGCGAGGCCGAGGAGGAGGTCGGGCTAGCGCCTGGCATGGTAGAGGTCGTCGGCCCGCTCAGCAGTCTGGTATCGGTGCATGGGATCCAAGTCACGCCCTATGTCGGACTGGTTCCCGACTACGTGGAGTACCGCGCCAATGACGCCGAGATCGCCTCGGTGTTTTCGGTGCCGCTGGAGTTCTTCTGCCAGGACCCGCGTGAGGTCACCCATCGCATCGACTACCAGGGCCAGAGCTGGTACATCCCGTCTTACCGTTATGGCGAATACCAGATATGGGGACTGACGGCGATCATGATCGTCGAGCTGGTCAACGTGGTGTACGACGCCGGCATCGAAATGCGCCGTGCACCCGCTGCGTTCGTCGACCTGTCCGGGCGCGGCAAACCCTGA